Proteins from one Poecile atricapillus isolate bPoeAtr1 chromosome 6, bPoeAtr1.hap1, whole genome shotgun sequence genomic window:
- the ANXA8L1 gene encoding annexin A8-like protein 1 — MAWWKAWSEAEGRSVAGTLNFNAAPDAQILYKAMKGLGTDEQAIIDVLTKRSNLQRQEIAKSFKAQFGKDLIESLKSELSGNFERLIVALMYSPFKYDAKELYDAMKGVGTRESVIIEILASRTKAQIKEIIKAYKEEYGSDLEQDIKSETSGYLEQILVCLLQGERDNATLYVDNALALQDAETLYAAGEKIRGTDEIQFITILCKRSATHLMKVFEEYQKLAGKSIEDSIKSETRGSLEDAMLAIVKCTRNIRCYFAEKLYNALKGAGTDDGTLIRVLVSRSEVDLNLIKPEFKRIAGKPLSAMILEDTSGDYKTALMNLCGSD; from the exons ATGGCGTGGTGGAAGGCCTGG aGTGAAGCAGAGGGCAGGTCCGTGGCAGGTACTTTAAATTTTAACGCTGCACCTGATGCTCAGATTCTGTACAAGGCCATGAAAGGGCTTG GGACCGATGAACAAGCTATAATTGATGTCCTAACCAAGAGGAGCAATCTGCAGCGTCAAGAGATTGCCAAATCCTTCAAAGCACAGTTTGGAAAG GATCTGATTGAAAGCCTGAAGTCTGAACTGAGTGGCAACTTTGAGAGGCTCATTGTAGCGCTCATGTACTCCCCATTCAAGTATGATGCCAAGGAGCTGTATGATGCCATGAAG GGTGTGGGAACGAGGGAAAGTGTCATCATAGAGATCCTGGCATCTCGGACAAAAGCGCAGATCAAGGAGATAATCAAGGCGTACAAAGAAG AATACGGTTCTGATCTGGAACAAGACATAAAATCGGAAACAAGTGGCTACTTGGAGCAGATTCTGGTTTGCCTTCTTCAG GGTGAGAGGGACAATGCCACCCTCTATGTGGACAATGCCCTGGCTCTTCAGGATGCAGAG ACTCTCTATGCTGCTGGAGAGAAGATACGGGGCACTGATGAGATCCAGTTCATCACCATCTTGTGCAAAAGGAGTGCCACACATTTAATGAAAG TGTTTGAAGAATACCAGAAATTGGCTGGTAAGAGCATAGAAGACTCTATCAAGAGTGAAACTCGTGGTTCACTTGAGGATGCCATGCTGGCTATTG TGAAATGCACCAGGAACATCCGTTGCTACTTTGCAGAAAAGCTGTACAATGCTTTAAAG GGGGCTGGCACTGATGATGGGACTCTGATAAGGGTGCTTGTTTCCCGAAGTGAAGTTGACCTAAATCTTATAAAGCCTGAATTCAAGCGTATTGCAGGGAAGCCTCTCTCCGCTATGATTTTG GAGGACACCAGCGGCGACTACAAGACAGCCTTGATGAACCTCTGTGGCAGTGACTGA